In the genome of Fusarium poae strain DAOMC 252244 chromosome 1, whole genome shotgun sequence, the window GCCTTTTTGCTCTCGAGAATTGCTGCGAaaaaccaaaaccaaaaccaatgCCTCAATCATTGAGCTCACAACAATGCGATTGATTCAAATTCAACTAACTCTTCTCTAGATGGCTGGTTCCGAGAGATCTCGGACATGTGGCCCGGTAAGCAAACTCAATTCATCCAAGCCCACCAACTCAATTCTTACCCAACCGTCCAGGCCATGCCATGACCCTCCGAGTTGAGAAGGTCCTCGTCCACGAGAAGAGCAAGTACCAGGATGTCCTCATCTTCAAGTCCACCGACTTCGGCAACGTTCTCGTCCTCGACAACGTCATCCAGTGCACCGAGCGCGATGAGTTCTCCTACCAGGAGATGATTGCTCACCTTGCCCTCAACTCCCACCCCAACCCCAAGAAGGTTCTTGTCATTGGTGGTGGCGACGGTGGTGTTCTCCGTGAGATTGTCAAGCACGACTGTGTCGAGGAGGCTACCCTCTGCGACATTGACGAGGCTGTCGTCCGTCTCTCCAAGCAGCATCTCCCCTCCATGTCCTGTGGCTTCGACCACCCCAAGGCCAAGACCCACATTGGCGATGGCTTCAAGTTCCTCAACGACTACAAGAACGAGTTCGACGTCATCATCACCGACTCCTCTGACCCCGATGGTCCCGCCGAGGCTCTCTTCCAGAAGAGCTACTTCCAGCTCCTCCACGATGCTCTCCGTGAGGGCGGTGTCATTTCTACTCAAGGTTGTATGTTCCCTATTTTCTTGAGGAAAGCAAATGGCGTCCCTAGGAACGGCAGAATCAGGGAACCCTGCATGGTCAAAGTTTGGTCGGTGCACTAGGGCTCTCCCTCGATGGGTACATAACCGTACCGCTTCCCTCCTAGGGACTTCCAGAAGCTAGTGCTGCTTTCCCAGCTCTGCTTCCGGTAGTCCCGTGATAGCATGTGTTTTGTTTAAATGTCTATGTCAGCCGCTGCTCAGCTCGGCCACAATGTATTCTGCTGTTCCTGAACCGCCATGGTCTTGTTATATTGCATCCATAGCTTTATGAACTTTGCTGACTCATTAACCTACTTACAGCTGAGAGCCCCTGGCTCCATCTCCCTCTCATCGCTCGTCTCAAGAAGGACTGTGGTGCCATCTTCCCCGTCGCCGAGTACGCCTTCACCACCATCCCCACCTACCCCTCTGGCCAGATCGGCTTCATGATCTGCTCCAAGGACCCCAAGGCCGATGTCAAGAACCCCCTCCGATCCTGgaccaaggaggaggaggatgccaAGCTCCGATACTACTCTTCCGAGATCCACAAGGCCGCCTTTGTCCTTCCCAAGTTCGCTGCCAAGGCTCTTGAGTAAGGTCGTTCACCCACAACAAAGGATTGGTACAGATTGGTATAGGTGGCTACATTTATGAGTTTACGCAGAAAAGGGATCAATGGGGATAAAAAAGGCCATGGTGGCCACATAGATTCATCCGGATGCAAAGGTATATATGCTCCGAGTTGGAAAATACTCTGGTATTACTGCCAGTTATGAAATAGAGGATTTTGGTCTCTATTATGCAATTTCTCTCCTTTCTGTGATCTCATTTTGATTATATATGCTCTTTTGGGGGCGAGACTAGCCCTGGACTCGGTTTTGTTTCTCAAGACTCCTCAAACTGAATCTTGCCCTCGCTCACGTCTGGGTATACATCAAACCTTCGCTGCGTGTTCAATGGGATAGCCTTTCTCGCCTCTGTGATCTTTTCAGGGTCAAGCTCCCAGTCAACAGTGGTCTCCTTTTCATCTGCCTCAACCTGGACCTGCGCCATTGGGTCCGCGACGAGACTGTGACCGTAGGCAGGGTAACCTGTCTCGGCGCGAGCGGGACTGCATAGAGCCACGTAGAGCTGGTTATCTGCGGCGCGAGACCTTCCCAGCAGCTGCCAATGCAAAGGACCAGTCGTAGTGTTGAAAGCACCGGGGTAGATAAGTGCAAAGGCACCTTTGCGAGCTGCGATGGTGGCTAGCTCGGGGAAGCGTACGTCGTAGCAAATGGCGACACCAATCTTTCCGTACTCGGGAAGGTCGACAAGCGTCACCTTGTTACCAGGGCTAAGAATATCAGACTCGCGGAATGTGATTTTGCCGGGGATATCAATGTCGAAAAGATGCACCTTGCGATGCGTTCCTATCAGGGAACCGTCCGGCCCAAAGATGAGAGTTGTGTTGTAGTACTTTTTTGTATCAGGGCTGTACTCGGGGATAGAACCGCCAACAAGGTAAACCTTGTTATCGGCAGCCATGGAAGAGAGAGCGTGATAAGAGGGCGCATCATCCTTGGATGGCGGGCTGGGCAGCAGAGTCTCTGCATACTGAGGGAAGTGATCTGTTCCATAAGGCGAATTGAAGCATTCTGGCAAAACAACAATCTTTGCGCCCGATGAAGCTGCACGAGCGACGTGTGAAGCCGCACTGTCAAGGTTGGCCTTCTTGTCTGATCCAGAAGCAAGCTGGATGAGAGAGAGCTTGACACGCTGCTTAAGAACGGGAGCTG includes:
- the SPE3 gene encoding putrescine aminopropyltransferase (BUSCO:35021at5125) yields the protein MSNEEITHPTIVDGWFREISDMWPGHAMTLRVEKVLVHEKSKYQDVLIFKSTDFGNVLVLDNVIQCTERDEFSYQEMIAHLALNSHPNPKKVLVIGGGDGGVLREIVKHDCVEEATLCDIDEAVVRLSKQHLPSMSCGFDHPKAKTHIGDGFKFLNDYKNEFDVIITDSSDPDGPAEALFQKSYFQLLHDALREGGVISTQGSESPWLHLPLIARLKKDCGAIFPVAEYAFTTIPTYPSGQIGFMICSKDPKADVKNPLRSWTKEEEDAKLRYYSSEIHKAAFVLPKFAAKALE